The proteins below are encoded in one region of Bdellovibrio bacteriovorus:
- a CDS encoding DUF4337 domain-containing protein encodes MTEEKNSNFEMRCGVVIAVFAAVMAVSDLVAGKYGDDEIIGTNEKAAAYMWYQSKSIKETLVEGEKSLLVSLKEAGAIQARASEGIDNHIADLNKKILRYKKEKNEILKGSESVGKENWIQDVNGELGKIIGAQEMEVHLAALGKAGDRFDMASLFFQICLVLGALSLVLKKEKLQRLFFAGMCSLGLLGTSISLWAFLSLS; translated from the coding sequence ATGACAGAAGAAAAGAATTCAAATTTTGAAATGCGTTGTGGGGTTGTGATCGCGGTTTTTGCGGCGGTCATGGCGGTGAGTGACCTGGTAGCAGGTAAGTACGGTGATGATGAAATCATCGGCACGAATGAAAAAGCCGCTGCCTATATGTGGTACCAATCCAAAAGTATCAAAGAAACTTTGGTTGAAGGCGAAAAATCTTTGCTGGTGAGTTTAAAAGAGGCCGGCGCCATCCAGGCCCGGGCGAGCGAAGGCATCGACAACCATATTGCGGATTTGAATAAAAAAATCCTGCGCTATAAAAAAGAAAAAAACGAAATCTTGAAAGGCTCTGAATCCGTCGGAAAAGAAAACTGGATTCAAGACGTAAACGGAGAGCTAGGCAAAATCATCGGCGCCCAAGAGATGGAAGTTCATCTCGCAGCACTGGGAAAAGCTGGGGACCGCTTTGATATGGCGAGCCTCTTTTTTCAAATCTGTTTGGTCTTAGGGGCCCTCAGTTTGGTATTAAAAAAAGAAAAACTGCAGAGGCTCTTCTTTGCAGGCATGTGCAGCTTGGGTCTTTTAGGCACAAGCATCTCGCTCTGGGCCTTTTTGTCTTTATCCTAG